AATTCTTGGATTCctgttttatttctcttGCATATTCCATAGAGTCGCgcaaaatggaaaaagagaaggaCGATACAGCTAAAAGGCCATGTACATcgtatatacatatatgaaAATAACGCCTAGAGGATTATTTAGTCTGGTTATATGTAATAGTTAGCCACGGAAGATGTGGGAAGGCGACGCTTGATTGGTGGGGAAGATCAGCGTATCTGCAATCACGGTGTTTTGCTTTCTGGAAGTGGCATAGACGATCAAGTCAGCCACGTCATCAGCCATCAATGGTGTTGTGCCCTTGTAAACATTCTTGGCTTGATCTTCGTTACCTCTGTATCTAACTAATGAGAACTCAGTCTCGACTAGTCCTGGTGCAATTAAGATGACTCTGATCTTAGTATTGATCAGCTCCTTTCTCAAACTGTCAGTAAACGCCCCTACGGCGAACTTGGATGCACAGTATATAGAACCTGTTGGGTATGCCTCTCTGCCAGCTACTGAGCCCAGGTTCACGATGTCTCCCGAATTCTTAGCTTGGAAAATGGGCAACACGGCTTGCGTGACATTGATCAAAGCCGTGACATTGGTGTCGAACACATCCTGAATGTCCTGTGTGGCAATTTCTCCGACGCGGTCAGTCCCCAGAGCCTTCCCAGCGTTATTAACCAGAATGTCAATATCCTTGAACTCCTCCGGCAAGTTTGCAATGAAGGGCTTGATCTTTCCGGCTTCAGTGATATCCAGTTGGGCCGCGTGTACCTTTGCGTTCGGGAactcttcatcaatggCCGTTTTTAATTCTTCGAGCTTCTCCAATCTTCTAGCGGCCAAGATGAGTTTCATCTCACCATTGGATGCATTCAAATACTCCAACGTGGTTGCCTTACCAATACCAGCAGAGGCGCCCGTAATGAGCACGGTCTTGCCGACTAATCTTTCTGCAGCTTTTCTACCTTGAGACATGGTCAACTGCGTCCTCAATGGTTTATTGCCTCTCACTATTGATAGTCTTGAACGCTAGTTTCGACTCAGTTCCTCATTTCCTCTATCCCTTTCTTTAGCCTTTATATCGCTCcgataagaaaaattggcATCGCCTTACTATAAATGCATGTTATATAGAGCAAGGAAGAGCCTTCGTGTGTACAAGCGTATATAGATTATGAGAGAGGCTCACTCGTCGCCCTCTGCACCAAACAGCATCATCATGTCAAGATCGTTTTGGTCGAGTGTTTCTTCTGCTGGAGTCTCATGGGCGTCGCCCGTAATCTTGCCGTCTTGTGCGTGTTGCGCTTCATCATCCTTTGcttctacttcttcttcctcttccctCTCTTCCTGTTCCTCGacttcctcctcctcctcctcctcttcctcctcttcttcttcctcttcgtcttcttcttcctcttcttcttcttcttcttcttcttcttcttcttcttcttcttcttcttctacttcTTCGTTGCGTCTGGTTTGTGCGCCAGGAAGATGTGGATGCTGTTTCTGGGCAGAATCTTCGGTTTGTTGCAACTGTTTGCGTTTCAACTCTGCTTCCTTCTCAAGTTTCTTGATGCTGTCGACAAACctacttttcaaaagaggATTTGTGGCTTTGCTTAACTTGTGTCTGGTGTGGGCCAACGTGGTCTCTAGCTCGTTCAATTCGTCAGCAAGCAGTTCCGTATGCTGTCtgttttcatctttttcctCGTCAGATTCACTCTCTCCGCCCACAACTTCATTGTCGGCTTCgtcgtcttcttcgtcgtctTCCCCACCTGTATCTTGATCGACCTCATCACCGACTTCCTCCTGTTGCCGTCCCTTGTCTCCCTCGGCAGCACtatcttctccttcttcttcactttcaaaAGCTGCACCCAAATCAAgatcctcttcctcttcttcttcctcatcttcttgCCCTTCTGCTGTCGGTGCAACTGTATgtacttcctttttctttttaggTCCAGACAAAAGCTCACCAGGCTCCTCTTTGAAATTCTCCCAACTGGAAACGCGTTCTTGCTTTGTTTGTAGTTCACTACTGTCAACCAGATCATAGCTGACTTCTTCAGCCTGTTTGTCTTGTTTTAAAAGCATATCGACCACTTTCTCCACGTAATCTATTTCATTAGGATCCATTTTCCGCCTGAATCGTCTATTTCGAACATTGTATAGTGGTGGCGACATCCCATGCTTATAATCAAAACCTTTCAAGGcaatctttttcaaatacttAGCCTCCACGTCACTCAGCGCTGCTCCATTGTACCCTTTCAATAATGTTTCTTTGTTCTCCCCAATTTCATCCTCTATGTCTTCGAAGTGTTTAACCACTAAGTCTTCCGTATCCGGTGCTTCTAGAGTAtatacttcttcttcattctGTATAGCTCTTACGCATAGCAGCATTTGTGATACGTCGAACGTCTTCAAAAGGTTCTTTCTATCAACACTTTTATTTACCTCTATCACAGTGGGTAAATCTACTAAAATGGCACCGTACATTACATCATTTATGGTCACAATGGCGTGTCTCTCATTCTTCCACTTGATGCTTATTCCAGAATAGTCACCTGATTCTAAGGAGTTCTTCACGAACTCTAACTGTATATCTGGGAGTATCCTTAGTACTATACCAGTCTCTATCAGGGgatcatcttcaatatcaGAGGCTTCTGAATCGTAAGCCTCGCCAGGGATTCTAATGGGCTTGAGACGTAATTTTGGGGTTTTATGTACCTTTTTTAGTGGTTCTTCGCtccttttcaagttcaGTTTAAGCTTCagtgaatttttcttttctttgccttCGACAttatccttcttcttcttcagatcTATCTTCAGTTTGGGTCTTGGTTTGGCTTCTTCATCACCGGCCTTAGTCTTTATGCGAATTCTCTTTAGTTTGGGCTCGATTTCTAAAGTGTTTTCCTCTTGTTTTGGCTCTCTGGGCTTTTTAATCCTTATAACAGCCATATTCACGCTACCTGTTGCGACTAATCAGAACACCAAGGCtaaccttcttctttcctttcaTTTTAATCAATTCGTGAATTttgctttgaaatttcatttaCTATTCTCATCGCCCGAATATCAGCGGTCCATCTATATAACATTGGCATAGTGAAGCTCCTCAAATTGTGGTTGCTTTGTGACCTGACCCATAGCTGTAGTTTCACTGGTCGGATCAGCAAAATGTCTATTCCAATCCCCGGTATTAAGGATATTTCCAAACTCAAGTTTTTTTATGGTTTTAAGTACCTATGGAATCCAACGGTATATGACAAGATCTTCGATAAACTAGATTTAACTAGGACGTATAAAAATCCGAAGGAGTTGAAAGTGCTCGACTTATACCCTGGAGTCGGCGTACAGTCTGCCATCTTTTATAATAAGTACTCTCCCAAGCAATATTCTATGATAGAAAAACGTTCAAGTCTCTACAAGTTCCTGAAAGCAAATCTTGAAGATTCCCCCTTGCAGATACTCAAAAAAGACCCGTATGACTGGTCAACCTACTCGAATCTAATAAATGAAGAGCGAATATTTGTTCCAGAAGTTCAGCCACCAGATCATATCAATGATACTTTTTTAACAGTCGCTAACGTAACAGGTGAAGGGTCTGAAGGTCTTATTATGCAGTGGTTGTCATGTATTGGGAACAAAAACTGGCTGTATAGATTTGGTAAAGTGAAAATGTTATTGTGGATGCCAAGTACTACTGCTAGGAAACTTTTGGCTAGACCAAGTACGCATTCTAGATCTAAATGTTCAGTAGTAAGAGAGGGGTTTACAGATACCAAACTGGTTGCCATATCAGATGCGGATGAACTGAAAGGATTTGATAGTCAATGTTTGGAGGAGTGGGACCCCGTTATATTCAGTGCTGCGGATATGTGGCCTACTAAGGGGAAACCAATTGCATTAGTAGAAATGGATCCAATTGATTTTGACTTTGACGTAGAAAACTGGGATTATGTCACCCGCCACTTAATGATTCTGAAAGGAACACCATTGAGTACAGTCATGGATTCACTAGGACATGGCGGACAGCAGTATTTTAACAGCAGGATCACCGATAAAAGCCTGTTAAAAAAGCGTCCTCTTGATTTAACAAATGAGGAATTCATATACCTAACGAAGCTATTCACAGAGTGGCCTTTTAAACCGGATATTTTGATGGACTTTGTTGATATGTATCAAACAGAGCACTCCGGTTGAATAAAGGACTGAGGAAGCttgattttattattttggaGCGTGTGAATAAGTAGACGGAATGAAATCTCCATCAACACAGAGTCATCTTGGAAACAGAGAGCGAATAACAAATGTTCTCTCAGAAGAGCTGCTGGAAATACTAAAACAAAACtaattgatgaaaactgTTTTTCTTAAAAACTTTACACTCTATGTATTTTACAGATATACTCTACAGACTCagataattttttatctAAGGGCCTCAAAAAAAGCAACTCGACTCATTCATCTGCCTTTGGTGCCTCATGGCTAGCGACATATTCAGTGGCTTTGGCTTTAACGTATTCAACGGTCTTTTCGTCACCTTGagattcttcaaatttcaaccatttattgaagaaaaacttcgCCTGCTttcttgtcatttttttggttattattctttcaaaCAAATCTTCAACCTTCTTTTTGTCCTTCGTTTTCACTTCTTGGTCCACGTAGACATTCCACAAGTCAATCCTTTTTGGTGCATCAGCAACCAAACCTTCAAATAATGAACGACCTCTTTCTGGATCGCCCTTGGCAAATTCTAATTGGGCAAACTTACGGACAACTTCGATATGACTACGTTTTGGTAAAGCCCTCAACGCATTACCGAGAATTGTACGTGCCTCTTGCTCTTCGTTGTGAGTTATCAAGAAATCGCCCCATGATACCCAGATGGTGACCTTTTCACTACCGAATTTCTTGGCAGTAGCGTTGAATAAGTTTGCAGCTTTATTGAACTTTCCACTCATTTCATAAATACCAAGTAACTTTGTGTGAATAGTGTAAGAGTCCATATATTGACAAGCCTTCATAAAGACGTCTTCTAAGGTTTCTTCAGTACCGAACGTATTCTCCAAATTCAGCATTGCGATCCAAATATTCAACTTCTCGGCTTCTTCTCTAAAGTTGATAGTTTTCAATGCACGTCCTGCGAGTTCTCGCGCTTTCTCAATTTCACTTAGTTGCAATTGAAAAGCCATATAGTTCATCCATATGACGGAAGAATTTGGATTTCCGATGATCAAACGTTCAAAATCTGCAACAGATTCAGGTGCCCTAGTATTGATATCAATAGTCTTATCCTGGACAATCCTTtcctttcttctcttgtgTTTGTGCTTCTTGCCTTGAGTAAAATCTTCTTGGTCTTCCTCAgactcttcctcttcttgtGCTTGGTCCAAAATGGAAGCAGTCCAATCAAACCCAGCACTCAAAGATAACCCATCTGGGGATATTTCAGCCTTTTTATCTGTCGTTTTGAGGCTTCCGTCTTCAGCGTCAGACTCATTGTCGGAGTCGTTGAAGTCAACGTCAGCCATGAcctcatcttcatctccATTTTCCGTTTGGCCCGCAGTAGTGGAAGACAATTCAGTctctttggaaaaatgAGAGGCCTTTAAGCTCAGagaaatttgttttttttctggatttgttttcaaaacaatagCTTTTACCCTGTCACCTACGCCAAATAGGGTAGAAAGATCTTCGGGCTTTTTGTCTGCGATTTCAGTGATATGTGCCAACCCAGTAGCATTAACTGTGCTATCCAATTTGACAAAGACACCGAAATCGGTGACATTCTTTACAGTACCATCGAAAATATCACCAGCTTTAATATCCGAATAGCTCTTtaacatcttcaaatcacCATTTACTTCGGACTCTCTTAGAGTCAGAGAAATACGAGAATCTTCACTACAAGTGACAACTTTACCTACGACGTATTGCATTGGtttgtaaaatttcttccacTCCTTCAAGTAAGAATCAGATAGCTTACTAACAGGAACAAAAGCCTCCATCTTCTTGCTTAAATAAACAAAGATACCTTTGTCACTCACATTATTGATAATACCATCTACGATATCACCTTGTTTCAAGTCTTCGTGAGATTTGATCGAACGAGATTTAGAATCAACAGAACGCAGGGATAActcaattttcttgttctcaACATCAACCGCCAAAACTGTAGTTGGAATGACATTGTTGATCTTGTCTTGGAAAGCCTCATTTAATGACACCGAGAAGTCGTTTAATGCATCAGTGATGAAGGAGATACCAGTCACCTTGTTACCAAGGTCTAATAGAACATATTTTTCAGCTATTTTCAAGACACGACCCGGCAATTCATCACCAACCTTTATTGTAGAAATATCAACATCTACATGAGCTTTTCCAATAGCATTGACAAAGCCATGTTCGCGATCAATAGAAGCAACCTTCACTTGGAGAGCTGAACCTAATGGGAAAACGgattcaatattttcagagAAGTTGACATCATTTTCAGCTAAATctaaaagagaaattctCGCCTTCAAAACTGGAGAAATTGTTAACCAGAGATGGTTGGCCGACGAGTTGTTGACAAAACCGGTTAATTCTTCACAAACTTCAACTTTCTCAAGAGTTTTTGTGTGAACATCCTTAGATCTCAATTCAGATGGTTTCATGGATAATTCCAAAATGCTGGCCTTTGAGATTTTGTGAGTTATTGGCAGAAATTTATGGCTTTTAACATCGTGGTTACCTATGATTTTCACCTGGATAACATCATCCTTCTTGTAATGACTCAAAGGttgttttttatctttaatttcttcatatGTATCAAATACTTCAGCAATGTCAACTCTTCCGTGCAGGTTTGCAGCTAAAATGACGTTCAATTGATTCTTTTTGACACTCTTGATTTTTGCTTTAACAATACTACCAATGGATAGGTCATCCCAACTTTTGATGGATGAATCAATTGGATCTTCGATGTCGGACTCAAcctgtttcttttcttccttgacCTTGGGAGCTTTCAATGATAATAAGAATTTCTGGTTTTGGTCGTCCGTTCTTAGCAAATAGACGGTAACAGATTGGTTGATATAAAATGTCTTACTAATATCGATATCTCTACTATCAACTGCGTAACTTGGTAAAACTAAGCCGATGAACTTACCGTTGAATGCGACGAATAGACCTTTATTAGATATGGATTTTATGTAAGCATGCATTGGAACatctttcttcatatttttgatgCCGTCATAAGTCAATggaagaatttcttttttagcGTCCTTGATTAAAGAATTCTTCATAGTCATATTGAACACCCGAGTTCTCGTATCCTTGTCAATTATCAATCCCATTAATTCGGTACCAATCttgatcttctt
The window above is part of the Saccharomyces kudriavzevii IFO 1802 strain IFO1802 genome assembly, chromosome: 13 genome. Proteins encoded here:
- the MTF1 gene encoding RNA polymerase specificity factor (similar to Saccharomyces cerevisiae MTF1 (YMR228W); ancestral locus Anc_8.755), producing the protein MSIPIPGIKDISKLKFFYGFKYLWNPTVYDKIFDKLDLTRTYKNPKELKVLDLYPGVGVQSAIFYNKYSPKQYSMIEKRSSLYKFLKANLEDSPLQILKKDPYDWSTYSNLINEERIFVPEVQPPDHINDTFLTVANVTGEGSEGLIMQWLSCIGNKNWLYRFGKVKMLLWMPSTTARKLLARPSTHSRSKCSVVREGFTDTKLVAISDADELKGFDSQCLEEWDPVIFSAADMWPTKGKPIALVEMDPIDFDFDVENWDYVTRHLMILKGTPLSTVMDSLGHGGQQYFNSRITDKSLLKKRPLDLTNEEFIYLTKLFTEWPFKPDILMDFVDMYQTEHSG
- the RRP5 gene encoding Rrp5p (similar to Saccharomyces cerevisiae RRP5 (YMR229C); ancestral locus Anc_8.757), with amino-acid sequence MVAPTKRKRDEEFPLSREDNTKQPSTSSLVRNTEEVSFPRGGASALTPLELKQVANEAANDVLFGNENAKASEPSSRPLKKKKATRKTATKDSKASSTTSDEANVGLIEHVNFKILKNGSSLLGQISGITKQDLCITFTDGVSGYVNLTHISEVFTSILEDLDEDMDSDAEAANEKKPKDGDAEYESSDDEYKKNDKSNELPNLRRYFHIGQWLRCSIIKNTSLEPPTKKSKKKRIELTIEPSFVNKYADEDLVRSTSIQCAVKSIEDHGAVLDVGLPDFTGFIAKKDIANFENLLPGAVFLGNITKKLDGSIVVNTDFSDKKNKITQISSIDAVIPGQIVDLLCEAITKNGISGKAFGLISGVINVSHLRTFSEEDLKHKFAIGSSIRCRIIACLENKNGDKVLILSNLPHVLRLEDSLKSIEGLDAFPIGYTFESCTVKGRDSEYLYLALNDDRLGKVHSSRVGEIENSERLSSRVLGYSPVDDIYQLSTDPKFLKLKYLRTNDIPIGELIPNCEITSVSSSGIELKIFNDQFKATVLPLHISDTRLVYPERKFKIGSKVKGRILSVNPRGNVHITLKKSLVNIEDDESPLVTSYEDAREIKEKNEKTLATVQVFKPNGCVVSFFGGLSGFLPNSEISEVFVKKPEEHLRLGQTVVVKLLDVDADRRRIIATCKVSNEQATQQKDTIENIVPGRTLISVNVIEKTKDSVVVEIADVGLRGVIYVGHLSDARIEQNRAQLKKIKIGTELMGLIIDKDTRTRVFNMTMKNSLIKDAKKEILPLTYDGIKNMKKDVPMHAYIKSISNKGLFVAFNGKFIGLVLPSYAVDSRDIDISKTFYINQSVTVYLLRTDDQNQKFLLSLKAPKVKEEKKQVESDIEDPIDSSIKSWDDLSIGSIVKAKIKSVKKNQLNVILAANLHGRVDIAEVFDTYEEIKDKKQPLSHYKKDDVIQVKIIGNHDVKSHKFLPITHKISKASILELSMKPSELRSKDVHTKTLEKVEVCEELTGFVNNSSANHLWLTISPVLKARISLLDLAENDVNFSENIESVFPLGSALQVKVASIDREHGFVNAIGKAHVDVDISTIKVGDELPGRVLKIAEKYVLLDLGNKVTGISFITDALNDFSVSLNEAFQDKINNVIPTTVLAVDVENKKIELSLRSVDSKSRSIKSHEDLKQGDIVDGIINNVSDKGIFVYLSKKMEAFVPVSKLSDSYLKEWKKFYKPMQYVVGKVVTCSEDSRISLTLRESEVNGDLKMLKSYSDIKAGDIFDGTVKNVTDFGVFVKLDSTVNATGLAHITEIADKKPEDLSTLFGVGDRVKAIVLKTNPEKKQISLSLKASHFSKETELSSTTAGQTENGDEDEVMADVDFNDSDNESDAEDGSLKTTDKKAEISPDGLSLSAGFDWTASILDQAQEEEESEEDQEDFTQGKKHKHKRRKERIVQDKTIDINTRAPESVADFERLIIGNPNSSVIWMNYMAFQLQLSEIEKARELAGRALKTINFREEAEKLNIWIAMLNLENTFGTEETLEDVFMKACQYMDSYTIHTKLLGIYEMSGKFNKAANLFNATAKKFGSEKVTIWVSWGDFLITHNEEQEARTILGNALRALPKRSHIEVVRKFAQLEFAKGDPERGRSLFEGLVADAPKRIDLWNVYVDQEVKTKDKKKVEDLFERIITKKMTRKQAKFFFNKWLKFEESQGDEKTVEYVKAKATEYVASHEAPKADE
- the ORA1 gene encoding oxidoreductase (similar to Saccharomyces cerevisiae YMR226C; ancestral locus Anc_8.752) codes for the protein MSQGRKAAERLVGKTVLITGASAGIGKATTLEYLNASNGEMKLILAARRLEKLEELKTAIDEEFPNAKVHAAQLDITEAGKIKPFIANLPEEFKDIDILVNNAGKALGTDRVGEIATQDIQDVFDTNVTALINVTQAVLPIFQAKNSGDIVNLGSVAGREAYPTGSIYCASKFAVGAFTDSLRKELINTKIRVILIAPGLVETEFSLVRYRGNEDQAKNVYKGTTPLMADDVADLIVYATSRKQNTVIADTLIFPTNQASPSHIFRG
- the TAF7 gene encoding TATA-binding protein-associated factor TAF7 (similar to Saccharomyces cerevisiae TAF7 (YMR227C); ancestral locus Anc_8.754), with the translated sequence MAVIRIKKPREPKQEENTLEIEPKLKRIRIKTKAGDEEAKPRPKLKIDLKKKKDNVEGKEKKNSLKLKLNLKRSEEPLKKVHKTPKLRLKPIRIPGEAYDSEASDIEDDPLIETGIVLRILPDIQLEFVKNSLESGDYSGISIKWKNERHAIVTINDVMYGAILVDLPTVIEVNKSVDRKNLLKTFDVSQMLLCVRAIQNEEEVYTLEAPDTEDLVVKHFEDIEDEIGENKETLLKGYNGAALSDVEAKYLKKIALKGFDYKHGMSPPLYNVRNRRFRRKMDPNEIDYVEKVVDMLLKQDKQAEEVSYDLVDSSELQTKQERVSSWENFKEEPGELLSGPKKKKEVHTVAPTAEGQEDEEEEEEEDLDLGAAFESEEEGEDSAAEGDKGRQQEEVGDEVDQDTGGEDDEEDDEADNEVVGGESESDEEKDENRQHTELLADELNELETTLAHTRHKLSKATNPLLKSRFVDSIKKLEKEAELKRKQLQQTEDSAQKQHPHLPGAQTRRNEEVEEEEEEEEEEEEEEEEEEEEDEEEEEEEEEEEEEEEVEEQEEREEEEEVEAKDDEAQHAQDGKITGDAHETPAEETLDQNDLDMMMLFGAEGDE